One part of the Bacillus sp. FJAT-27916 genome encodes these proteins:
- a CDS encoding dicarboxylate/amino acid:cation symporter encodes MKRFLASYKSSLILLGAIIIGGIAGYIIGPDVAVVRPFGDLFLNLLFMIIVPLVFFSITSAIANMSEMKRLGKIMVSIIIVFFSTALISAIIGLAGTSIMNPIGDSDVSAIKELMTNTEVPETEDVTFLSQLVNTFTVSDFSELLSRQHILQLIVFSVLIGLATAMAGEKGRPVAQLLTSATEVLMKVVKIIMYYAPIGLGCYFAAIIGELGPQILEGYARSFVLYMVLSIIYFFGFFTLYAFIAAGKDGIRAYWTNVLPPSVTAIATCSSAACIPINLDATKKIGVPVDIAETVIPLGANTHKDGSVIGGVLKIVFLFSLFGRDLTSVSSILSILAVAFLVGAVMGAIPGGGMIGEMLILTVFGFSPEVLPLIAVISTIIDIPATLLNSTGNTVCAMLVARLVEGKNWLKNAMKKTADA; translated from the coding sequence ATGAAACGATTTTTAGCAAGCTATAAGTCTTCCTTAATCCTGCTTGGCGCGATTATCATCGGCGGGATTGCCGGGTACATAATCGGTCCGGACGTAGCGGTTGTTAGACCATTCGGGGACTTATTCCTGAACTTATTATTCATGATTATCGTTCCGCTCGTCTTCTTTAGTATCACTTCGGCGATTGCGAATATGAGCGAGATGAAGCGTCTTGGAAAGATTATGGTCAGCATCATCATCGTCTTTTTCAGTACAGCGCTGATCTCAGCCATTATCGGCCTTGCCGGAACGTCCATCATGAATCCAATTGGCGATTCTGATGTCTCCGCCATTAAGGAATTGATGACTAATACAGAAGTACCTGAAACAGAAGATGTCACTTTCCTTTCCCAGCTCGTCAATACCTTCACGGTGAGCGATTTCTCTGAATTGCTTTCTAGACAGCATATCCTGCAGCTCATCGTCTTCTCCGTCCTGATTGGTCTTGCGACAGCCATGGCCGGTGAAAAGGGCAGACCTGTTGCTCAGCTGCTCACATCGGCAACTGAGGTTCTCATGAAGGTTGTCAAAATCATTATGTATTACGCTCCAATCGGGCTCGGCTGTTATTTCGCAGCCATTATCGGTGAGCTTGGACCGCAAATCCTTGAAGGCTATGCGCGCTCCTTCGTTCTTTATATGGTCTTATCGATCATCTATTTCTTTGGATTCTTTACGCTGTATGCATTTATTGCAGCTGGAAAGGACGGCATCCGTGCCTACTGGACGAATGTTCTTCCTCCATCCGTCACAGCGATTGCGACTTGCTCAAGTGCAGCCTGCATTCCAATTAACCTTGATGCAACGAAGAAAATCGGCGTCCCGGTCGATATCGCTGAAACCGTTATTCCACTTGGCGCCAACACACATAAGGATGGTTCCGTTATTGGCGGAGTGCTTAAGATTGTCTTCCTGTTCAGTCTCTTTGGCCGGGATTTGACAAGTGTATCAAGCATCCTCAGTATCCTAGCTGTTGCCTTCCTAGTCGGTGCCGTAATGGGCGCTATTCCAGGAGGCGGAATGATTGGCGAAATGCTGATCCTTACCGTATTCGGCTTCTCGCCTGAGGTACTTCCGCTGATCGCCGTTATCAGCACCATCATCGATATTCCAGCTACCTTGCTGAACTCAACTGGCAATACTGTATGTGCCATGCTCGTCGCACGTCTTGTCGAGGGCAAGAATTGGCTCAAGAATGCCATGAAAAAAACAGCAGATGCATAA
- a CDS encoding class I SAM-dependent methyltransferase: MYTYMDLLSILGIGGAHPGGIKATDIMLGGEPINQQTVILDAGCGTGQTSAYLSSRYGAQVVALDNHPIMAEKARQRFSTLSLPVQVIESSLENMPLASGSVDYCLSESVLSFADFSPSVNEIHRVLKSNGVLYAIELTIDGPAGQGERHAIGSFYGFKQMWTEGEWKAAFHHAGFRDVQIQELPSFYDDEEPLTDFLPSENIPEQIFQVLSAHEQMLKQYRHLMNYRIIRAQK, encoded by the coding sequence ATGTATACGTATATGGATCTATTATCAATCCTTGGAATCGGCGGGGCCCATCCAGGCGGAATCAAGGCGACTGATATCATGCTCGGAGGGGAACCCATTAATCAGCAGACAGTCATTCTTGATGCAGGATGCGGAACTGGGCAGACGAGTGCTTATCTTTCATCGCGCTATGGAGCCCAAGTTGTGGCGCTTGATAACCATCCCATAATGGCAGAAAAGGCGAGACAGCGTTTCAGCACGCTAAGCCTGCCGGTTCAGGTCATCGAATCCTCGCTTGAGAACATGCCTCTTGCATCAGGCTCAGTGGATTATTGTTTGTCCGAATCTGTCCTTTCCTTCGCGGACTTTTCTCCATCCGTGAACGAAATTCACCGGGTTTTGAAAAGTAACGGCGTCCTCTATGCGATTGAATTGACTATAGATGGACCAGCAGGACAAGGGGAAAGGCATGCGATTGGGTCCTTCTATGGATTCAAGCAAATGTGGACAGAAGGGGAATGGAAGGCAGCATTCCATCATGCGGGGTTCCGTGATGTACAAATTCAAGAGCTTCCATCCTTTTATGATGATGAGGAGCCGCTGACTGATTTCCTCCCATCTGAGAACATACCGGAGCAAATCTTCCAGGTGCTCTCTGCCCATGAGCAAATGCTCAAGCAATACCGACATTTGATGAATTACCGGATTATACGGGCTCAAAAGTGA
- a CDS encoding AraC family transcriptional regulator, producing MIEHGQWPLEKRGFLKEELRIFHLKDRITKDFDYHYHDFHKIIIFLKGNVTYMIEGKAFKLRPWDVLIISHSQIHKPIIDPSEDYERIIIWFNPEMMAKHHQTDANLLTCFDMAARRENNRLRLYEERLRKVKSIVHDLMEEKINPSFGYVEMNKALLIQLIILLNRDLLDNNQRNQSMDVLFDQNINDIVTYINQNLNGELSVNHLASLVFMSKYHLMRKFKAYTGYTLHQYIVQKRLMYAKTLMAEGMKLTDVCQTSGFNDYSGFVRAFKKEFGMAPREYLRIRKTV from the coding sequence ATGATTGAGCATGGGCAATGGCCGCTTGAGAAACGGGGTTTTCTTAAGGAAGAGCTACGCATCTTCCACTTAAAGGACCGTATTACAAAGGATTTCGACTATCATTATCATGACTTTCATAAAATCATTATTTTCCTGAAAGGAAACGTTACCTATATGATAGAGGGGAAGGCCTTTAAGCTTAGGCCATGGGATGTCTTAATTATCAGTCATAGTCAGATTCATAAGCCGATTATTGACCCCTCTGAGGATTATGAGCGAATCATCATATGGTTCAATCCAGAAATGATGGCCAAGCATCATCAAACAGATGCCAACTTACTTACATGCTTTGATATGGCAGCCAGAAGGGAAAATAATCGCCTCCGCTTATATGAAGAACGGCTTCGAAAGGTAAAGAGCATTGTCCATGATTTAATGGAGGAAAAGATAAATCCCAGCTTTGGGTATGTAGAGATGAACAAAGCCTTGTTGATTCAGCTGATTATCCTCCTGAATCGAGATCTGCTTGACAATAACCAACGGAATCAATCAATGGATGTCCTATTTGATCAAAATATTAATGACATTGTCACCTATATCAACCAAAACCTAAATGGCGAGCTGTCAGTGAATCATCTTGCCTCTCTTGTCTTTATGAGCAAATATCATCTTATGAGAAAATTTAAGGCCTATACAGGTTATACCCTGCATCAATACATTGTCCAAAAGCGGCTTATGTATGCAAAAACCTTAATGGCAGAGGGCATGAAGCTGACCGATGTTTGCCAAACATCGGGCTTCAATGATTATTCCGGCTTTGTACGTGCCTTCAAGAAAGAGTTCGGAATGGCTCCGCGTGAATATTTGAGGATTAGAAAGACCGTCTAG
- a CDS encoding DEAD/DEAH box helicase, which yields MSAKAVMIEELKEGLKKGWEKSGFKEPTAVQTKVFAPIMEGADVIAESPTGTGKTLAYVLPVLNKVDPVEQKVQAVFVAPSRELVMQIFEVVQSWAKDCGITAASFIGGANPKRQLEKLKKHPHVVIGTPGRLEELIKQKKLKMHGVKTIVLDEGDQLLIPEHMATVGAILHSAMRDRQVLLFSATLPKQLEEEASQWMNEPACIRIAKEETVQSKVDHIYFVAEQRDKILILEKLAKMSGMRALVFGRDIGNLDVMASKLSYKKVDLAVIHGDSKKMDREKAIRSFRQGKLPLLLATDVAARGLDIEGLPYVIHVDFPESIAQYVHRSGRTGRQGASGTVISIVTPREERELRKYARELKLEVKRKELFKGQIVDERPVYPKKRPDVKPKKRK from the coding sequence ATGAGCGCGAAAGCTGTAATGATAGAGGAATTAAAAGAAGGCTTGAAAAAGGGATGGGAGAAATCAGGGTTCAAGGAGCCGACAGCCGTACAGACGAAGGTATTTGCACCGATTATGGAAGGGGCAGATGTAATTGCTGAATCCCCGACAGGGACAGGGAAGACCCTTGCCTATGTACTTCCGGTCTTAAACAAGGTTGACCCTGTTGAGCAAAAGGTGCAGGCTGTATTCGTGGCACCGTCCCGTGAATTAGTGATGCAGATCTTCGAGGTTGTGCAATCATGGGCAAAAGATTGCGGCATCACGGCAGCATCCTTCATTGGCGGCGCTAATCCGAAGCGTCAGCTAGAGAAATTGAAGAAGCATCCGCATGTTGTCATTGGAACACCGGGGAGACTGGAGGAATTGATTAAGCAGAAGAAGCTGAAGATGCATGGAGTGAAGACAATTGTACTTGATGAGGGAGACCAGCTCCTGATTCCAGAACATATGGCTACCGTAGGAGCCATCCTCCATTCAGCGATGCGTGACCGTCAAGTGCTGCTCTTCTCAGCGACTCTGCCAAAGCAGCTTGAAGAAGAAGCATCCCAATGGATGAATGAGCCTGCTTGTATCCGGATTGCTAAGGAAGAGACCGTGCAATCGAAGGTCGACCATATTTATTTTGTTGCTGAACAGCGCGACAAGATTCTTATTCTTGAGAAGCTGGCGAAAATGTCAGGGATGAGAGCGCTTGTCTTTGGAAGGGATATTGGCAACCTTGATGTGATGGCTTCAAAGCTTTCCTATAAAAAGGTTGACCTCGCTGTCATACATGGGGATTCGAAGAAGATGGACCGTGAGAAGGCAATCCGTTCCTTCCGTCAAGGAAAGCTGCCGCTCTTGCTTGCTACGGACGTAGCTGCAAGGGGATTGGATATCGAGGGACTTCCATATGTCATCCATGTGGACTTCCCGGAATCGATTGCCCAATATGTTCATCGCTCAGGCCGGACAGGCCGCCAAGGTGCAAGCGGAACCGTCATCTCCATCGTGACGCCGCGTGAAGAGCGCGAGCTGCGCAAATATGCCCGTGAGCTCAAGCTTGAGGTGAAAAGGAAGGAATTATTCAAGGGACAAATCGTTGATGAACGTCCCGTCTATCCGAAGAAAAGACCTGACGTAAAGCCTAAAAAGCGAAAATAA
- a CDS encoding glycoside hydrolase family 65 protein, translated as MKRLFAVDPWKIIEEELHKDDFRLAESMTSLGNGHMGLRGNFEETYSGDSHKGTYIAGVWYPDKTRVGWWKNGYPDYFGKVINAIDFIGIRVLIDEDEIDLYLAEVKDYRRELDMKTGVLTRTFTIVHEGKETKVEVMRYLSIAEKQLAVIHYQVTPLNHDSKITFIPYLDGDVRNEDSNYDEDFWKAITRHAEPNKAHLVMETNENPFETEIFRISANMGLVAEGDVAEIKPFMNVEYVDNTIVMNTIAKKTVSLTKYVTVTTNRDYDGEHLVEKGEEILNQAMQAGFDACLTAHKEQWAERWKMADIQIDGDDEAQQGIRFNLFQLFSTYYGEDARLNIGPKGFTGEKYGGATYWDTEAYALPFYLATAKPEVARNLLIYRYNQLEGAYVNAKRQGLEGALYPMVTFTGVECHNEWEITFEEIHRNAAIAYAIYNYVQYTGDKEYLLEYGIDVLTGISRFWADRVHYQKRKDQYMIHGVTGPNEYENNVNNNWYTNKMAAWTLRYTMEVIHELKENGHESRLADLYIYQEELDRWAEITEKMYLPYDEELQVFVQHDTFLDKDLKKVSELSPHDRPLNQKWSWDRILRSCFIKQADVLQGIYFLNNEFTLDEKRRNFEFYEPMTVHESSLSPSVHAVLAAELGMEEKAYEMYNRTARLDLDNYNNDTEDGLHITSMTGSWLAIVQGFAGMKTFEGVLSFAPFIPAAWDRYTFNINYRNHHLTVKIDQKAVQITQEGPALTFEMDGVKHELEENGMLSIPMAKEERQQ; from the coding sequence ATGAAGAGATTATTTGCAGTAGACCCATGGAAAATTATTGAGGAAGAGCTTCATAAGGATGATTTTCGCCTAGCTGAGAGCATGACGAGTCTTGGAAACGGCCATATGGGCTTAAGAGGGAATTTCGAGGAAACCTATAGTGGTGATTCACATAAAGGTACATATATTGCAGGAGTTTGGTACCCGGATAAAACAAGGGTCGGCTGGTGGAAAAATGGCTATCCGGATTATTTCGGAAAAGTAATCAATGCCATTGATTTTATTGGTATTCGCGTGCTGATTGATGAGGATGAGATTGATCTGTATTTGGCTGAAGTGAAGGATTACCGTCGTGAGCTTGATATGAAAACAGGTGTCCTGACACGGACGTTCACGATTGTCCATGAAGGCAAGGAAACAAAGGTAGAGGTTATGCGGTATCTCTCGATTGCGGAGAAGCAGCTTGCCGTGATTCATTATCAGGTTACCCCGCTAAATCATGACAGCAAGATTACCTTCATTCCTTATTTGGATGGGGATGTACGCAATGAGGACTCCAATTATGACGAGGACTTTTGGAAAGCAATCACAAGGCATGCAGAGCCGAATAAGGCTCATCTTGTTATGGAGACAAATGAAAACCCTTTCGAAACGGAAATCTTCCGTATTTCAGCTAATATGGGATTAGTGGCTGAAGGGGATGTGGCTGAGATTAAGCCTTTTATGAATGTCGAGTATGTCGATAATACAATCGTCATGAATACGATCGCTAAAAAGACGGTCTCCCTCACGAAGTATGTCACGGTCACAACGAACCGAGACTATGATGGTGAGCACCTTGTTGAAAAAGGGGAAGAGATACTGAACCAGGCGATGCAGGCTGGATTTGATGCCTGCTTAACAGCTCATAAGGAACAGTGGGCAGAGCGGTGGAAGATGGCCGATATCCAAATTGACGGAGATGATGAGGCTCAGCAGGGCATTCGTTTCAACCTCTTCCAGCTCTTCTCTACCTATTATGGGGAGGATGCCCGTCTGAACATCGGTCCAAAAGGCTTTACAGGGGAAAAGTATGGCGGTGCAACATATTGGGATACGGAAGCATATGCTTTGCCTTTCTATTTGGCGACCGCAAAGCCCGAAGTAGCTCGTAATCTATTAATCTACCGTTATAACCAGCTCGAGGGCGCTTACGTGAATGCGAAAAGGCAGGGCCTTGAGGGAGCTCTCTATCCGATGGTGACCTTTACAGGGGTGGAATGTCATAATGAGTGGGAAATCACCTTTGAGGAGATTCACCGAAATGCAGCTATTGCCTATGCCATCTATAATTATGTCCAGTACACCGGGGATAAGGAATACTTGCTCGAGTATGGAATCGATGTGCTGACAGGCATTTCCCGTTTCTGGGCAGATCGGGTTCATTACCAAAAGCGAAAAGATCAATACATGATCCACGGGGTAACCGGTCCGAACGAGTATGAGAATAATGTGAACAATAACTGGTATACGAACAAGATGGCAGCTTGGACACTGCGCTATACGATGGAGGTCATTCATGAGCTGAAGGAGAACGGCCATGAATCCAGACTGGCAGATTTATATATTTATCAGGAAGAGCTCGATCGCTGGGCTGAAATCACGGAGAAAATGTATTTGCCATATGACGAGGAGCTTCAAGTATTTGTGCAGCATGACACCTTCCTTGATAAGGATCTGAAGAAGGTGAGTGAATTGTCCCCGCATGACAGACCGTTGAATCAGAAGTGGTCATGGGACCGAATTCTTCGCAGCTGCTTCATCAAGCAGGCCGATGTTCTGCAGGGCATCTACTTCCTCAATAATGAATTCACACTGGATGAGAAGCGGCGCAACTTTGAATTCTATGAGCCGATGACCGTTCATGAATCCTCTTTGTCTCCATCCGTTCATGCAGTACTCGCTGCAGAGCTCGGCATGGAGGAGAAGGCCTATGAGATGTATAACCGGACAGCAAGGCTTGATCTAGATAACTATAATAATGACACAGAAGATGGGCTTCATATTACAAGTATGACTGGTTCCTGGCTAGCGATTGTTCAAGGCTTTGCCGGCATGAAAACCTTTGAGGGAGTGCTATCGTTTGCACCATTTATCCCAGCCGCATGGGATCGTTATACCTTTAATATTAATTACCGCAATCATCACCTTACTGTGAAGATTGATCAAAAAGCAGTTCAAATTACCCAGGAGGGCCCTGCGCTGACCTTTGAAATGGATGGAGTGAAGCATGAGCTTGAAGAGAATGGCATGTTGAGCATTCCGATGGCGAAGGAGGAGAGACAACAATGA
- the pgmB gene encoding beta-phosphoglucomutase: protein MSKLEAFIFDLDGVITDTAEYHFLAWRKLAEELGIPFTREDNERLKGVSRMVSLEIILEIGGKQGAFTDEEKAHLAAKKNAHYAELIKQITPADILPGIRELLADIKEAGLKIGLASASKNAPAVLEGLGLLDEFDYMADANLISHGKPDPEIFLNAAENLQVKPAHCIGIEDAKAGVQAIKRAGMFAVGIGSVDQLGQADVIYASTKELSLEELKKKFGR, encoded by the coding sequence ATGAGTAAGCTTGAAGCCTTTATTTTTGACTTGGACGGAGTGATTACGGATACAGCGGAATACCATTTTCTTGCCTGGAGGAAGCTGGCTGAGGAGCTTGGCATTCCTTTCACGAGGGAGGATAATGAACGGCTAAAGGGTGTTTCACGCATGGTCTCACTTGAAATCATTCTAGAGATTGGCGGCAAGCAAGGAGCCTTCACGGATGAGGAGAAGGCACATCTTGCAGCGAAAAAGAATGCTCATTATGCTGAGCTGATCAAGCAAATCACTCCTGCCGATATACTGCCTGGCATAAGGGAACTATTAGCCGATATTAAAGAGGCCGGTTTAAAAATCGGCCTCGCCTCCGCCAGCAAGAATGCGCCAGCCGTTTTGGAAGGATTAGGCCTTTTGGATGAATTTGATTATATGGCCGATGCGAATCTGATTTCACATGGGAAACCAGACCCAGAGATTTTTCTAAATGCGGCGGAAAATTTGCAGGTAAAGCCGGCGCATTGCATCGGCATAGAGGATGCAAAGGCAGGAGTGCAAGCCATCAAACGGGCAGGCATGTTTGCCGTTGGCATTGGTTCTGTTGATCAACTGGGACAGGCAGATGTCATTTATGCCTCCACCAAGGAGCTTTCTTTAGAAGAATTAAAAAAGAAATTTGGCAGATAA
- a CDS encoding class I SAM-dependent rRNA methyltransferase — protein MQELTCEIKARDSKKMKGGFPLIYKNAVANPEQLRDEGSILNLVDEKGQFIGKGYYGNQNKGIGWVLTRKRSEAIDQSFFDAKITKALRARSAYFTSEKTTAFRVFNGEGDGIGGLIIDYYDGFFVIHWYSQGIYTFKEMVIASLQKWEGGYKGIYEKKRFDTKGKYIEDDDFVAGVRGEFPLIVKENGANFAVDLNDGAMVGVFLDQRDVRRTIRDRYAKGKTVLNMFSYTGAFSVFAALGGAKKTTSVDLANRSYAKTIEQFSINGIDYESQDIIVEDVFKYFKYAARKELKFDMVILDPPSFAKSKKFTFSAAKDYTNLLKETIAITERNGMIVASTNCSAFNMDKFKGFIDKACKDMKCRYRIREEFSLPTDFKTIPEYKEGDYLKVVFIELIG, from the coding sequence ATGCAAGAATTAACATGCGAGATTAAAGCGCGGGACAGTAAGAAAATGAAAGGCGGTTTCCCGTTAATTTATAAAAATGCAGTGGCCAACCCAGAACAGCTTCGGGACGAAGGAAGCATTCTGAATCTAGTGGATGAGAAGGGTCAGTTCATTGGAAAAGGTTATTATGGCAATCAAAATAAGGGAATTGGCTGGGTTTTGACACGTAAGCGCAGTGAAGCCATTGACCAGTCATTTTTTGATGCGAAAATAACAAAGGCCCTGCGCGCACGTTCAGCCTACTTTACGAGTGAAAAAACAACAGCCTTTCGCGTATTTAATGGGGAAGGTGACGGCATTGGCGGGCTGATCATCGATTATTATGATGGCTTCTTCGTTATCCATTGGTATAGCCAGGGAATTTACACCTTCAAAGAGATGGTGATTGCCTCGTTACAGAAGTGGGAAGGCGGATATAAGGGCATCTATGAGAAAAAACGCTTTGATACGAAGGGGAAATATATTGAGGATGATGACTTCGTTGCAGGTGTGCGTGGAGAATTCCCGCTGATCGTAAAGGAAAACGGGGCGAACTTTGCCGTTGATTTAAATGATGGCGCCATGGTTGGCGTATTCCTTGACCAGCGTGATGTGCGCCGTACAATTCGTGACCGCTATGCAAAAGGCAAAACGGTGTTAAATATGTTCTCCTATACAGGGGCGTTCTCTGTGTTTGCAGCTCTTGGGGGAGCCAAGAAGACAACGAGTGTGGACCTTGCCAACCGAAGCTATGCAAAGACGATTGAGCAGTTCAGCATCAATGGCATTGATTATGAGAGCCAGGACATCATTGTGGAGGATGTATTTAAATACTTTAAGTATGCAGCAAGGAAAGAATTGAAATTTGATATGGTGATTCTTGACCCGCCAAGCTTTGCAAAATCGAAAAAATTCACCTTCAGTGCAGCGAAGGATTATACGAACCTCTTGAAAGAAACCATTGCGATTACAGAAAGAAACGGCATGATTGTCGCCTCAACAAACTGCAGTGCGTTTAATATGGACAAGTTCAAAGGATTCATTGATAAAGCCTGCAAGGATATGAAATGCCGTTACCGCATACGCGAGGAATTCTCACTCCCGACTGATTTCAAAACGATACCTGAGTATAAGGAAGGGGACTATCTAAAGGTCGTCTTCATTGAATTGATTGGATAA
- a CDS encoding YckD family protein, protein MKRWTLNILAGIMLSTASFTGMLSSAYAAEDKAPAPAPAEKSLTDAQKAELESMHQDVLQREKDIIHKYVEYGVMTKETGDMILDHMDKRFEKIKEHGYVPPRHFGKMPHPKPAPKAEN, encoded by the coding sequence ATGAAGAGATGGACGTTGAACATTTTGGCGGGCATTATGCTGTCGACAGCCTCATTTACGGGCATGCTCTCATCTGCCTATGCGGCAGAAGATAAAGCACCGGCACCTGCGCCAGCTGAGAAATCACTGACAGACGCTCAGAAAGCAGAGCTTGAATCGATGCATCAGGATGTCCTTCAGCGTGAGAAGGATATTATTCATAAATACGTTGAATACGGTGTAATGACAAAGGAAACGGGCGATATGATTCTTGACCATATGGATAAGCGCTTTGAGAAAATCAAGGAACATGGCTATGTCCCGCCCCGCCATTTCGGCAAAATGCCTCATCCAAAGCCAGCACCAAAAGCAGAGAATTAA
- a CDS encoding glutamine--tRNA ligase/YqeY domain fusion protein, translating to MVEHNTSNFIRNIVIDDVKSGKTKEVITRFPPEPNGYLHIGHAKSIVLNFDIADEFGGKTNLRFDDTNPVKEDVEFVESIKEDVKWLGYDWDGLFFASDYFEEMYSRATLLIEKGLAYVDDLSADQIREYRGTLTEPGKESPFRSRSVEENLDLFKRMRDGEFGDGEKVLRAKIDMSSPNINLRDPVIYRIAHVPHHNTGTKWCIYPMYAFAHPIEDAIEGVTHSICTLEFEDQRPFYDWVIKECEMPAVPRQYEFGRLNLTNTVMSKRKLKQLVEEGFVDGWDDPRMPTISGLRRRGYTPEAIRNFCREIGVAKTSGIVDEKMLEHFVREDLKLKAPRTMGILKPLKVVITNYPEGEIEMLDAEINPENPEMGMRKIPFGREIYIEQEDFMENPPKKYFRLFPGNEVRLKHAYFIKCEEVIKDADGNVVELHCTYDPETKSGTGFTGRKVKGTIHWVEATHAIPAEFRLYEPLILDEDAEEQGGSFLDHVNPNSLIIEQGFVEPNMKDVKGNDKFQFFRHGYFNVDPKNNTDKLIFNLIVSLKSSFKL from the coding sequence ATGGTGGAACACAATACGTCGAATTTTATACGCAACATCGTCATTGATGATGTGAAATCAGGTAAAACAAAAGAAGTCATCACCCGTTTCCCGCCGGAACCAAATGGCTATTTGCATATCGGCCACGCTAAATCCATCGTGCTGAATTTTGATATTGCCGATGAGTTTGGCGGCAAGACAAACTTGCGCTTCGATGATACCAATCCTGTAAAAGAGGATGTGGAATTTGTCGAATCAATCAAGGAAGATGTGAAATGGCTCGGCTACGACTGGGACGGACTGTTTTTTGCCTCTGATTATTTTGAAGAAATGTACAGCCGTGCAACGCTATTAATTGAAAAGGGATTGGCTTATGTTGATGACCTATCAGCTGATCAAATCCGTGAGTACCGCGGCACATTGACTGAACCAGGTAAGGAGAGCCCATTCCGCAGCCGTTCTGTGGAAGAGAATCTCGACTTGTTCAAACGGATGAGGGACGGAGAGTTCGGAGACGGAGAGAAAGTCCTTCGCGCCAAAATTGATATGAGTTCACCAAACATCAATCTTCGTGATCCTGTTATCTACCGAATCGCTCATGTACCGCACCACAATACCGGCACAAAATGGTGCATATATCCGATGTATGCATTTGCTCATCCAATTGAGGATGCGATTGAAGGGGTAACCCATTCCATCTGTACACTCGAGTTTGAAGACCAGCGCCCATTCTATGACTGGGTTATTAAGGAATGCGAAATGCCTGCAGTGCCAAGACAATATGAATTCGGCCGTTTGAATCTGACAAATACCGTCATGAGCAAACGTAAATTGAAGCAGCTTGTGGAAGAAGGGTTTGTTGACGGCTGGGATGACCCGCGCATGCCGACTATATCCGGCCTAAGAAGACGCGGTTATACACCAGAAGCTATCCGCAACTTCTGCCGTGAAATTGGCGTAGCCAAAACAAGCGGAATCGTCGATGAGAAGATGCTTGAGCATTTTGTTCGTGAAGACTTGAAATTGAAAGCACCGCGTACAATGGGAATCTTGAAGCCGCTGAAGGTCGTTATTACGAACTATCCAGAAGGCGAAATTGAGATGCTTGATGCCGAGATCAATCCGGAAAACCCTGAAATGGGTATGCGTAAAATCCCATTCGGCCGTGAAATCTACATTGAGCAAGAGGATTTCATGGAGAATCCTCCGAAGAAATACTTCCGTCTCTTCCCTGGCAATGAGGTTCGCTTGAAACATGCGTACTTCATCAAATGTGAAGAAGTGATTAAAGATGCTGACGGCAATGTCGTTGAGCTGCACTGCACATATGACCCAGAAACAAAGAGCGGTACCGGCTTCACTGGCCGTAAAGTAAAAGGAACGATTCACTGGGTGGAGGCAACACATGCCATCCCTGCTGAGTTCCGCTTGTACGAGCCTCTCATCCTTGATGAGGACGCTGAAGAACAAGGCGGCTCCTTCCTTGACCATGTGAATCCAAACTCCTTGATCATTGAACAAGGATTCGTAGAACCAAACATGAAGGATGTCAAAGGTAATGATAAGTTCCAATTCTTCCGCCATGGCTACTTCAATGTGGATCCGAAGAATAACACAGATAAATTAATCTTTAACTTGATTGTCTCCTTAAAGAGCTCATTCAAGCTTTAA
- a CDS encoding YkuS family protein, with protein MTRIGVEQSLTDIREALSELGYEVADLRHAEDADGVAFDFCVVTGLDTNVMGIQDARTDASIIDANGRTANEVVNEIRSRLDQ; from the coding sequence ATGACAAGAATAGGTGTTGAACAATCATTGACCGATATTCGCGAGGCTTTGTCAGAGCTTGGTTATGAAGTGGCTGATTTGCGCCACGCGGAGGATGCGGACGGAGTAGCATTTGATTTTTGTGTCGTTACGGGGCTCGATACAAATGTTATGGGCATCCAGGATGCTAGAACTGATGCATCCATCATTGATGCAAATGGTAGGACGGCAAATGAAGTCGTCAATGAAATTAGAAGCCGGCTTGATCAATAA